In Flavobacterium sp. CS20, a single window of DNA contains:
- the metX gene encoding homoserine O-acetyltransferase, producing MPNVFIYNKPFELENGKTLPVLKLAYTTYGKLNSDGGNVIWVCHALTADSNVDQWWPDLYGQGRLLDYKEYFIVCVNFLGSCYGSTGASSSEVPESLKRKNFPLVNIADIVKAYQLVKAHLNIKKIQLLIGASLGGQQALHWAVHYPNQIKKLCVLATNAFHSPWGIAFNASQRFALEADKSFRDNEPEGGKLGLKAARSIALLSYRTSKIYNLSQSESSNEKQNHFVAESYQNYQGQKLVERFCPYAYYAISKTMDSHNLGRGFSSVKKALQRIEAKTLCVGIKSDILFTSDEQRYLAHYINDADFIEIDSIYGHDGFLVEGKIINNLILKWFNENPNL from the coding sequence ATGCCTAATGTATTTATATACAACAAGCCTTTTGAACTTGAAAATGGTAAAACTTTACCAGTACTAAAACTGGCTTACACCACTTATGGCAAACTCAACAGTGATGGCGGTAATGTCATTTGGGTTTGTCATGCTTTAACGGCAGACTCAAATGTTGATCAATGGTGGCCAGATTTGTATGGACAAGGAAGACTTTTAGACTATAAAGAGTATTTTATCGTTTGCGTTAATTTTTTAGGATCTTGTTATGGAAGTACTGGAGCATCATCATCAGAGGTTCCAGAATCTTTAAAGCGAAAAAATTTTCCTTTGGTCAATATTGCTGATATAGTTAAAGCTTATCAGCTGGTTAAAGCTCATTTAAATATTAAAAAAATTCAGTTATTGATTGGTGCATCTTTGGGTGGTCAACAAGCCTTGCATTGGGCAGTTCATTACCCAAATCAAATCAAAAAATTGTGTGTGCTGGCTACCAATGCTTTTCATTCGCCTTGGGGTATTGCTTTTAATGCTTCTCAACGTTTTGCACTCGAGGCTGATAAAAGCTTTCGAGATAATGAACCAGAAGGTGGAAAGTTAGGTTTAAAAGCGGCTCGCTCTATTGCGTTGTTGAGTTATAGAACCTCAAAAATTTATAATCTAAGCCAAAGTGAATCTTCTAATGAAAAACAAAATCATTTTGTCGCCGAAAGTTACCAAAATTATCAAGGTCAAAAATTAGTAGAACGCTTTTGTCCTTATGCATATTATGCCATTTCTAAAACTATGGACAGTCATAACTTGGGGCGAGGCTTTAGCTCTGTGAAAAAAGCTTTGCAACGCATTGAAGCTAAAACACTTTGTGTAGGGATTAAATCTGATATTTTGTTTACATCAGATGAACAAAGGTATTTAGCTCATTATATTAATGATGCCGATTTTATAGAAATTGATTCAATCTACGGGCACGATGGGTTTTTGGTCGAAGGAAAAATCATAAATAATTTAATTTTAAAATGGTTCAACGAAAATCCAAACTTATAA
- a CDS encoding homoserine dehydrogenase: MDTKINIGMFGYGSVGQGFYKALKSSPQLDAQIKNIVVKSKHKKRDIAEEHFSFHAEDILENSDIKIVVELIDDANAAYKIVKTALRSGKHVVSANKKMIAHHLEELITISRQNNTSFLYEASVCASIPIIRNLEDYFKSDKIKGFQGICNGTTNYVLSRTGQGLSYKEALQEAQKLGFAESDPTLDVDGFDAKFKLGILIKHAFGIYVTLDKIFNCGIRHIRSEHVEFAKQFNYKFKLFSFAQHIEDKVIGFVAPFLVDQQHPNFNVENEFNAINIDSKFAHQQFFYGKGAGSEPTASAVLSDFSALLNQYKYSYTKTQIQNFSFTTNFYLKIYLASPNFKTLNQIPFQKTEQIHQSKNYSYKIGWLNFESIAGIDFNKNLDLFFAVYQEPFKLSLED; the protein is encoded by the coding sequence ATGGATACAAAAATTAATATAGGGATGTTTGGTTATGGCTCTGTAGGTCAAGGATTTTACAAAGCTTTAAAATCAAGCCCTCAGTTAGACGCTCAAATAAAAAATATTGTAGTCAAATCAAAACATAAAAAAAGGGATATTGCTGAAGAGCATTTTAGCTTTCATGCGGAAGATATTCTCGAAAACTCAGACATCAAAATCGTTGTAGAGTTGATTGATGATGCCAACGCAGCTTATAAAATTGTTAAAACAGCTTTACGCTCTGGAAAACATGTCGTCTCAGCTAATAAAAAAATGATTGCACATCATCTTGAAGAGCTTATTACTATTTCAAGGCAAAACAATACCTCTTTTTTATATGAAGCTTCTGTTTGTGCCAGTATTCCTATCATTAGAAATTTAGAAGATTACTTTAAAAGCGATAAGATTAAAGGATTTCAAGGTATTTGTAATGGTACAACTAATTATGTTTTAAGTCGAACAGGTCAGGGCTTAAGCTACAAAGAAGCTTTGCAAGAAGCTCAAAAATTAGGTTTTGCAGAATCTGATCCCACTTTAGATGTTGACGGATTTGATGCTAAATTCAAATTAGGAATTCTAATAAAACACGCCTTTGGCATATATGTGACACTAGATAAAATATTTAATTGTGGTATCAGGCATATTCGCTCAGAGCATGTAGAATTTGCAAAACAATTCAATTACAAATTCAAACTCTTTTCCTTTGCACAACATATAGAGGATAAGGTTATAGGTTTTGTCGCTCCGTTTTTAGTCGATCAACAGCATCCAAACTTTAATGTTGAAAACGAATTTAACGCCATCAACATTGATTCTAAATTTGCACATCAACAGTTCTTTTACGGGAAAGGAGCAGGCAGTGAGCCTACGGCAAGTGCTGTGTTATCAGATTTTTCTGCTTTACTAAATCAATACAAATATAGCTACACCAAAACTCAAATTCAAAACTTTAGCTTTACCACCAATTTTTATTTAAAGATATATTTGGCAAGCCCTAACTTCAAGACCTTAAATCAAATTCCATTTCAAAAAACCGAGCAAATCCACCAAAGTAAAAATTACAGTTATAAAATCGGTTGGTTAAATTTTGAAAGCATAGCAGGAATTGACTTTAATAAAAACCTTGATTTATTTTTTGCTGTATATCAAGAACCATTTAAGCTAAGTCTTGAGGATTAA
- a CDS encoding type II toxin-antitoxin system VapC family toxin gives MRKLRLYFDTSVFGGVYDVEFQEETEMLFEMVKNGEIICVYSDLCEFELENAPETVKEHFLSLDKNQTEFVEITEEINQLAEEYVKEKVVGQTSIDDCRHIACATIYKVDYLVSWNFKHIVNVFRIRGYNAINIKNGHIQLDIRSPKEIIRNE, from the coding sequence ATGAGAAAATTAAGACTATATTTTGACACTTCTGTTTTTGGTGGAGTTTATGACGTTGAATTTCAAGAAGAAACTGAAATGCTTTTTGAAATGGTTAAAAACGGAGAAATAATCTGTGTTTACTCTGACCTTTGTGAGTTTGAACTTGAGAACGCTCCAGAAACAGTAAAAGAACATTTTTTGAGTCTTGACAAAAATCAAACTGAATTTGTCGAAATAACTGAAGAAATTAATCAACTTGCCGAAGAATACGTGAAAGAAAAAGTTGTTGGACAAACAAGCATTGATGATTGTAGGCATATTGCTTGTGCGACCATATATAAAGTAGACTATTTAGTAAGTTGGAATTTTAAACACATAGTAAATGTTTTCAGAATAAGAGGTTACAATGCAATTAACATCAAAAACGGACACATACAATTAGATATTCGTTCACCTAAAGAAATAATACGAAATGAATAA
- a CDS encoding O-acetylhomoserine aminocarboxypropyltransferase/cysteine synthase family protein produces MSQQNLHFDTLQLHAGQEIDASTGSRALPIYQTTSYVFNDSKHATDLFGLKEFGNIYTRIMNPTTDVFEKRIVALEGGVAALAVSSGQAAQFIALTNILEAGDSFVTSSHLYGGTFNQFKITLKRLDIHAKFADSIKVEDFEAQIDEDTKAIYLETIGNPAFSVADFDGISKLAKKHNIPLIVDNTFGAGGYLFQPIKHGADVVVASATKWIGGLGTSIGGVIVDAGRYDYGNGKFPQFSEPSEGYHGLVFSDVFGKDSDFGNIAFAIRARVEVLRDFGPALSPFNAFQLTQGLETLSLRLERTVNNALELAKWLDQYEDIEWVNYPGLKSSPYHSNALKYLKKGFGGVLSFKLKAGKEVADNFVNHLQLVSHLANVGDAKTLIIHPSTTTHEQLSEEDQVKAGVAPGILRVSVGIEHIEDIKNDFKQAFSQL; encoded by the coding sequence ATGTCACAACAAAATTTACATTTTGACACTCTTCAGCTTCACGCTGGACAAGAGATTGATGCTTCCACAGGTTCAAGAGCACTACCAATCTACCAAACCACATCTTATGTATTTAATGATTCGAAACATGCGACCGATTTGTTTGGACTCAAAGAGTTTGGTAATATTTATACTCGTATTATGAACCCAACAACCGATGTCTTTGAAAAGCGAATCGTCGCACTTGAAGGTGGTGTTGCTGCACTGGCAGTAAGTTCTGGACAAGCTGCACAATTTATTGCATTAACTAATATTTTAGAAGCTGGTGATAGTTTTGTCACTTCATCACATTTGTATGGTGGAACATTTAACCAATTTAAGATTACTCTCAAACGACTTGATATTCATGCTAAATTTGCGGACAGTATTAAAGTGGAAGATTTTGAAGCTCAAATTGATGAGGACACTAAGGCTATTTATCTTGAGACTATAGGTAATCCTGCTTTTAGTGTAGCAGATTTTGATGGTATTTCTAAATTGGCTAAAAAGCATAATATTCCACTTATTGTTGATAACACTTTTGGTGCAGGTGGTTATTTATTTCAACCCATAAAGCACGGTGCTGACGTGGTTGTGGCTTCTGCAACTAAATGGATTGGCGGTCTCGGAACAAGTATCGGTGGTGTGATTGTAGATGCAGGACGATATGACTATGGAAATGGTAAGTTTCCTCAATTTTCTGAACCTTCTGAAGGTTATCACGGTTTAGTATTTTCTGATGTATTTGGAAAAGATAGCGATTTTGGTAATATTGCCTTTGCTATAAGAGCTAGAGTAGAAGTCCTTAGAGATTTTGGACCTGCACTTTCACCTTTTAATGCTTTTCAATTGACACAAGGTCTTGAAACCTTATCACTTAGGCTTGAAAGGACTGTGAATAATGCTCTAGAATTAGCAAAATGGCTTGACCAATATGAAGACATAGAATGGGTCAACTACCCTGGATTAAAATCTTCACCTTATCACAGCAACGCTTTAAAATATCTAAAGAAAGGCTTCGGCGGTGTATTAAGTTTTAAACTCAAGGCAGGCAAAGAAGTCGCAGACAACTTTGTTAATCACTTACAATTAGTTTCTCACCTTGCTAACGTAGGTGATGCTAAAACGCTCATCATTCACCCATCTACTACAACTCACGAACAACTCAGTGAAGAAGACCAAGTTAAAGCAGGTGTTGCTCCTGGTATTTTAAGAGTATCTGTTGGTATTGAGCATATTGAAGATATAAAAAACGATTTTAAACAAGCATTTTCACAACTTTAA
- a CDS encoding OsmC family protein codes for MSISNFSIKGNSIKSTLFIDQSRGFGFFVDEPQQLGGQDLVSNPVEYILAGYAGCLNVVIKLVAKELNIDIEGLNISIKGYIDASKFLGLNEEDRAGFQSLNVDIDLKAKASQEKID; via the coding sequence ATGAGTATTTCTAATTTTTCTATAAAGGGTAACAGTATCAAATCAACCTTATTTATAGATCAGTCTCGTGGCTTTGGTTTCTTTGTAGATGAGCCTCAACAATTAGGCGGACAAGATTTGGTATCCAATCCTGTAGAATATATTTTAGCTGGATATGCTGGTTGCCTTAATGTGGTAATCAAATTAGTTGCCAAAGAATTGAATATTGACATAGAGGGTTTAAATATCAGTATTAAAGGATATATTGATGCGTCCAAATTTTTAGGATTAAATGAGGAAGATAGAGCTGGTTTTCAATCTTTAAATGTTGATATTGATTTAAAAGCAAAGGCATCTCAAGAAAAAATCGACTAA